A DNA window from Hevea brasiliensis isolate MT/VB/25A 57/8 unplaced genomic scaffold, ASM3005281v1 Scaf95, whole genome shotgun sequence contains the following coding sequences:
- the LOC131177838 gene encoding phenylacetaldehyde reductase-like yields the protein MSREGKVVCVTGGSGYIASWLVKFLLQLGYTVKATVLDLSDPKQTEHLRALEGAKERLCLFKANLLEEGSFDSAIDGCEGVFHTACPLFYTTDPKAELIDPAVKGTLNVLRSCAKVPSLKRVIITSSMASVMFNGKPLTPDVVIDETWFSDPAYCESIKHWYLYAKTVAEKAAWKFAKEIGIDMVTIHPGFVIGPFLQPTLNVTVEVILNYINGETFPNEIYRFVDVRDVASAHIQAFEQPSANGRYCLVERVVHFSELLKIVHEQYPSLHLPEKCEDGKPFALKYEVSKEKAKSLGINFIPLEVSVVETIECLKEKGFLGV from the exons ATGAGTAGAGAGGGAAAAGTAGTATGTGTAACAGGAGGTTCAGGTTACATAGCATCATGGCTGGTCAAGTTCTTACTCCAACTTGGATATACAGTGAAAGCCACTGTTCTTGACCTAA GCGATCCAAAGCAAACCGAACACCTGCGAGCACTCGAAGGAGCTAAAGAGAGACTTTGCTTGTTCAAAGCAAATTTACTGGAAGAAGGGTCTTTTGATTCTGCTATTGATGGATGTGAAGGTGTATTTCATACAGCTTGCCCCCTATTTTATACAACTGATCCCAAG GCAGAACTGATTGATCCTGCAGTGAAGGGAACACTAAACGTTCTCAGGTCATGTGCAAAAGTCCCTTCTCTCAAGAGAGTGATCATAACATCTTCAATGGCATCAGTTATGTTCAATGGAAAGCCTCTGACTCCTGATGTGGTAATTGATGAGACTTGGTTTTCAGATCCTGCCTATTGTGAGTCAATAAAG CACTGGTATTTGTATGCAAAAACCGTAGCCGAAAAGGCTGCTTGGAAATTTGCAAAAGAAATTGGAATTGACATGGTAACAATACATCCAGGGTTTGTGATAGGTCCTTTCTTACAACCAACTCTAAATGTCACTGTGGAGGTTATTCTGAACTACATAAATG GAGAAACATTTCCTAATGAAATTTACAGATTTGTTGATGTTAGAGATGTTGCATCTGCACATATTCAAGCTTTTGAACAACCTTCTGCTAATGGCAGATATTGCTTAGTCGAAAGAGTTGTACATTTCTCTGAGTTGTTGAAGATCGTCCATGAGCAATACCCTAGTCTGCATCTTCCTGAGAA ATGTGAAGATGGCAAGCCTTTCGCATTGAAATATGAAGTTTCTAAGGAGAAAGCTAAGAGTTTAGGCATCAACTTCATTCCCTTGGAGGTGAGTGTTGTGGAAACCATTGAATGCCTGAAAGAGAAGGGCTTTCTTGGTGTCTGA
- the LOC131177842 gene encoding phenylacetaldehyde reductase-like — protein sequence MTLGFRILRSVSQRRYEYMVLHISVAIFIYWLIYFCIGSLQLWHVISKIFAEEAGWRFAKENGIDLVTIHPGFVIGPLLQPTLSSSVEVFAHYINGAQIFPNDNCKFVDARDVANAHIGAFELASASGRLCLVGRVVHYSEFLKIIHKHYPTLHIPEKCQDDKPFVPKYEVSKEKAKALGIDFIPLDVRVVDTIESLKEKGFLNV from the exons ATGACACTTGGTTTTCGGATCTTGCGTTCTGTGAGTCAAAGAAGGTATGAATATATGGTACTTCACATTTCGGTTGCAATTTTTATTTACTGGTTAATCTATTTTTGTATTGGCTCTTTGCAGCTTTGGCATGTTATTTCAAAAATCTTTGCTGAGGAGGCTGGTTGGAGATTTGCAAAGGAGAATGGGATTGACTTGGTTACCATACATCCAGGGTTTGTGATTGGTCCTCTCTTGCAGCCCACTCTTTCTTCTAGTGTGGAGGTGTTTGCACACTACATCAATG GAGCTCAAATATTTCCAAATGATAATTGCAAATTTGTTGATGCTAGAGATGTTGCCAATGCACATATTGGAGCTTTTGAATTGGCTTCAGCTAGTGGCAGACTCTGTTTAGTTGGAAGAGTTGTACACTACTCTGAGTTTTTGAAGATTATTCACAAACATTACCCAACTCTGCACATTCCTGAAAA ATGTCAAGATGACAAGCCTTTTGTACCAAAATATGAGGTATCAAAGGAGAAAGCAAAAGCTTTGGGTATTGACTTCATTCCTTTGGATGTGAGGGTTGTAGACACCATTGAAAGCTTGAAGGAGAAAGGCTTTCTTAATGTCTGA